The following are encoded together in the Candidatus Rokuibacteriota bacterium genome:
- a CDS encoding TatD family hydrolase, with protein TLAVLGEERAGEHGGVMHCFSGDVEIARRCLDLGLYISLAGPVTYKNARALPEVARFVPWDRLVIETDCPYLPPTPHRGKRNEPAYVALTAACIAELRGADPEALCDALTANAAKLFGITLT; from the coding sequence AGACGCTCGCGGTACTCGGCGAGGAGCGGGCGGGGGAGCACGGCGGCGTCATGCACTGCTTCTCGGGGGACGTGGAGATCGCGCGGCGCTGCCTCGACCTGGGGCTCTACATCTCGCTGGCGGGGCCGGTAACCTACAAGAACGCCCGCGCCCTACCGGAGGTCGCCCGCTTCGTCCCCTGGGACCGATTGGTGATCGAGACGGACTGCCCGTACCTGCCGCCCACGCCGCACCGCGGGAAGCGCAACGAGCCCGCCTATGTGGCGCTGACAGCGGCTTGCATCGCAGAGCTCCGCGGCGCCGACCCCGAGGCGCTCTGCGATGCGCTCACGGCCAATGCGGCCAAGCTTTTCGGTATCACGCTGACCTAA
- a CDS encoding polysaccharide deacetylase family protein, with protein sequence MRLPRERFDYSPITSRRPWTLPKGARIAVWTIVNIEEWDIEKPMARQYLTAPQGVSTVPDVPNWAWHDYGMRVGFWRLYEALAKRKIRATTSINAHVVESYTPVAKAMLDAGWEFMAHGVIQGAMHLLPDQRAAIRQSVEMLRKFTGKKPKGWLGPGLTETWETLDYLAQEGIEYVSDWVNDDQPYEIRTTAGPLVSVPYTIELNDIPMMVIQHHTSSEWLQRAKDQFDRLYAEGARNPRVMALAVHPYISGVPHRIKYFEAIYDYMRKKKGVWFTTGEDIYEWYKAGR encoded by the coding sequence GTGAGACTCCCCCGCGAGCGCTTCGACTACTCACCGATCACGAGCCGCCGCCCGTGGACGCTGCCCAAGGGCGCGCGCATCGCCGTCTGGACGATCGTCAACATCGAAGAGTGGGACATCGAGAAGCCGATGGCCCGCCAGTACCTGACGGCGCCGCAGGGCGTCAGCACCGTCCCCGACGTGCCGAACTGGGCGTGGCACGACTACGGGATGCGCGTGGGCTTCTGGCGGCTCTACGAGGCGCTCGCCAAGCGCAAGATCCGCGCGACCACGTCGATCAACGCCCACGTGGTCGAGTCGTACACGCCCGTGGCCAAGGCGATGCTCGACGCCGGGTGGGAGTTCATGGCGCACGGCGTGATCCAGGGCGCGATGCACCTCCTGCCGGACCAGCGCGCGGCCATCCGCCAGTCCGTCGAGATGCTCAGGAAGTTCACCGGCAAGAAGCCCAAGGGCTGGCTGGGCCCGGGACTGACCGAGACCTGGGAGACGCTCGACTACCTCGCCCAGGAGGGGATCGAGTACGTCTCCGACTGGGTCAACGACGACCAGCCCTACGAGATCCGCACGACGGCGGGCCCGCTCGTCTCGGTGCCGTACACGATCGAGCTCAACGACATCCCGATGATGGTGATCCAGCACCACACGTCATCCGAGTGGCTCCAGCGCGCGAAGGACCAGTTCGACCGGCTCTACGCCGAGGGTGCCAGGAACCCGCGCGTGATGGCCCTCGCCGTGCATCCCTACATCTCGGGCGTGCCGCACCGAATCAAGTACTTCGAGGCGATCTACGACTACATGCGGAAGAAAAAGGGCGTCTGGTTCACCACCGGCGAGGACATCTACGAGTGGTACAAGGCCGGGCGATGA
- a CDS encoding DUF2007 domain-containing protein, whose product MTRRGKVIQFPRRQPAAEPAPVLVEVRRCRDQAEALVVRALLDGHGIPAVMRGQLVQSVHPFSVGDAGAVSLFVAAADADRALSLLAQT is encoded by the coding sequence ATGACACGCCGGGGCAAGGTCATCCAGTTTCCGAGGCGCCAGCCCGCGGCTGAGCCTGCGCCCGTCCTGGTCGAGGTTCGCCGGTGCCGCGACCAGGCCGAGGCCCTCGTGGTGCGCGCGCTGCTCGACGGTCACGGCATCCCCGCGGTGATGCGCGGGCAGCTCGTCCAATCCGTGCATCCGTTCAGCGTCGGCGACGCGGGCGCGGTATCCCTATTCGTCGCCGCCGCCGACGCCGACCGCGCCCTGTCGCTCCTCGCGCAGACCTAG
- a CDS encoding enoyl-CoA hydratase-related protein, producing the protein MPYADILYEVKNQIAWLTINRPDKGNGFRRETVLELIAALNEARNDAGVRVVVLTGAGDRFFCIGGEKEPNDGQLHYHNTPPVVDLYGLIDLMPVPVIAMVNGFAVGGGNVLANMCDLTVASDQATFRQVGPMMGSYDAGFGTWYLEDSVGRKRAKEIWYLNRKYGAKEAQAMGLVNEVAPHAELRARTEAICEELKKRGPQALAALKAAFHARHNGAFGMSRVTIDHLVANYYHTDEAKEMGRAFNDKNDPNPETFYR; encoded by the coding sequence ATGCCCTACGCCGACATCCTGTACGAGGTCAAGAACCAGATCGCGTGGCTAACCATCAACCGCCCCGACAAGGGCAATGGCTTCCGGCGCGAGACCGTGCTGGAGCTGATCGCCGCGCTCAACGAGGCGCGCAACGACGCGGGCGTGCGCGTGGTCGTGCTGACCGGCGCGGGCGACCGCTTCTTCTGCATCGGCGGCGAGAAGGAGCCCAACGACGGCCAGCTCCACTACCACAACACGCCGCCCGTCGTGGACCTCTACGGCCTCATCGACCTGATGCCCGTACCCGTCATCGCCATGGTCAACGGCTTCGCCGTGGGCGGCGGCAACGTGCTCGCCAACATGTGCGACCTGACGGTGGCGAGCGATCAGGCGACCTTCCGGCAGGTGGGGCCGATGATGGGCTCCTACGACGCGGGCTTCGGCACCTGGTACCTGGAAGACTCGGTGGGCAGAAAGCGCGCCAAGGAGATCTGGTACCTCAACCGCAAGTACGGCGCGAAGGAAGCGCAGGCGATGGGCCTCGTCAACGAGGTGGCGCCGCACGCGGAGCTGCGCGCGCGGACCGAGGCGATCTGCGAGGAGCTGAAGAAGCGCGGCCCGCAGGCGCTCGCCGCGCTCAAGGCCGCCTTCCACGCGCGCCACAACGGCGCGTTCGGCATGAGCCGTGTCACCATCGACCACCTCGTGGCGAACTACTATCACACGGACGAGGCGAAGGAGATGGGCCGCGCCTTCAACGACAAGAATGACCCGAATCCGGAGACGTTCTACCGCTAG
- a CDS encoding amidohydrolase family protein has product MTKPLGIDVHAHFFPETFIRVVEEAGASFGAGVDRSNPKGPALVVGASRTPPLEARYWDLDLRIRSMNRQGVAVQALSLTVPMVYWADGATGSRLAASFNDAASAAHVAHPDRFVGCAMLPMQDTARALAELERAAKLPGIKGVYMGTNVGGRELSDPAFFPVFERAAALRLPVLLHPLRVVGAERLAPFYLGNLLGNPFDTAIAAAHLVFGGVLDRLPKLEVCLPHAGGAMPYLHGRLRHGQGVRPETKDRAKKPFSAYLRRFSYDIISHDAGALRYLVDTVGADRVMLGTDFCFDMGYERPLAIIQAKATGLSRKDQDRVVRGNAARLLRLS; this is encoded by the coding sequence ATGACCAAGCCCCTCGGCATCGACGTCCACGCCCACTTTTTCCCCGAGACCTTCATCCGCGTCGTCGAGGAGGCCGGCGCGTCGTTCGGCGCCGGCGTGGACCGCTCGAACCCGAAAGGCCCCGCCCTCGTGGTCGGCGCATCGCGCACGCCGCCGCTCGAGGCGCGCTACTGGGACCTCGATCTCCGCATCCGCTCGATGAACCGCCAGGGCGTGGCCGTCCAGGCGCTCTCGCTCACCGTCCCGATGGTGTACTGGGCCGACGGCGCGACCGGCTCGCGCCTTGCAGCATCCTTCAACGACGCCGCGAGCGCGGCGCACGTCGCGCACCCGGACCGCTTCGTCGGCTGCGCCATGCTGCCCATGCAGGATACGGCGCGGGCGCTCGCCGAGCTCGAGCGCGCGGCCAAGCTGCCCGGCATCAAGGGCGTCTACATGGGCACCAATGTCGGCGGCCGCGAGCTGTCCGACCCGGCGTTCTTCCCGGTCTTCGAGCGCGCGGCGGCGCTCAGGCTGCCCGTGCTGCTGCATCCCCTCCGCGTGGTCGGCGCCGAGCGGTTGGCGCCCTTCTACCTCGGCAACCTCCTCGGCAACCCGTTCGACACCGCGATCGCTGCCGCGCACCTGGTGTTCGGAGGCGTCCTCGACCGGCTGCCGAAGCTCGAAGTCTGCCTGCCCCACGCGGGCGGCGCCATGCCGTACCTCCACGGCCGTCTCCGTCACGGCCAGGGCGTGAGGCCGGAGACGAAAGACCGGGCGAAGAAACCCTTCAGCGCCTATCTCCGTCGCTTCAGCTACGACATCATCAGCCACGACGCGGGCGCACTTCGCTACCTCGTCGACACGGTCGGGGCGGACCGCGTGATGCTCGGTACCGACTTCTGCTTCGACATGGGGTACGAGCGGCCGCTCGCGATCATCCAGGCCAAGGCGACGGGGCTCAGCCGGAAGGACCAGGACCGCGTCGTCCGCGGGAACGCCGCCCGCCTGCTGCGCCTGAGTTAG